In Sciurus carolinensis chromosome 8, mSciCar1.2, whole genome shotgun sequence, the genomic stretch CAGCAGTCTTTTCTTTTACACTTTTCTttaagacacagagaaaaaactgTTGCAGGCTCATCTCCAAGTCCCTCACTTGCCGGAAGGAGTTACTTTGCAGAGAAAAGGCAGCCAGACAGGtgtcttagcacctcactttcaTCCTGCCCATGAAGCTGGCGAGCACAGACATGTTATGGGATAGGGCGACAGGAGGAAGCCCTTTCCTGGAAACAGAAGCCAGTGCCGGACCATGAGAGGCAGGCGGGGTACTGGGACAGAAGGAGGATCTATCATGACCTCTCGGGCTGCCCCCGAGGCCCATGCCTGAATGAAGCATGCGCACACTGGTGCAAGGACATGCGCAGAAACGTAGCCTTAGTCCAGAGGGAACTGCAGGCGTGAACGGGAACTGACAAGACTAGCAGGCCAGTTTACACGAGGCTGTCCCGTGTACAGCGGACACCACCTCTCGTGTTCATTCTTCCTGGTGACCCAAACCGGTGACGGGGTACTACAGAGTGGTCCAGAAGGGCACTTGATGAGGGCGGGACCATTCAGACTGGGAGTGACCCTGCTCACCCCTGCCTTGCACCCATTGAACTGCAGATCCAGAGAACTGAtgcttgaaaggaaaaaaataaaatcaccgaTCTCCTCCTGACTCTTTTGGGGGAGGAGCCTGTTTATTCCCAGGTACAAAGAGAAGCCATCTCCAGCTCTGTAGGTATGAATGGGGAGGGCAGCTGCGGGAGGGGCAGGCTGGAGTGGAAAGAACCGGGTTATACTGACCACCCTTACTTCCATCTGCCTGCCTTCTGGTGTCAAAAGATAAATTCTTGGGAGAAACCAACAGcccattacttttctttttcttttttaaaaataaagtacaaaacaaattaaaaaggctAATCATTCCACCACTGAATGATACTCActctgaatgtttttaaaatacagtagtACCCGAATCTGTTTCCTGCTTGCCTGTGGGCAGCTGCGGGGACAGGGCATTTCCTACAACTTGAAATCCAGGTATGTTTTCTCCTCCCTCTCAGCATGTCAGACTAAGAAATCCAGCTGCTTTGCTGTGAGAGCACTCTGGGATGTGTTGATGTGACCAAGGGCCCACCCCAGCTGCTCTCCCAGGCGCCCGGGGAGCATCACCAGCGGCACTAGACTCTCAGGTGTCCTGGCTGGGGACGCTGCTGTCTGAATCGCTAGTGTGCTTGTCCACAGAAAGCtggaggaggacagaggaagacAGGATGGCAATGCAGACTATTGCCAAGACCAGGAGTGGCGGAGAGGATGGCAAGAGGAGATAAAAGGAGAGTCAAATCTCCCATCTACCAGCTGGGGCAGGCAGACAATTTGGTGTCCATCCAGGATACTTGTCCACGCTCCTCCCATTAAAGAGAACAGTGCAGGCAGCAAGCGGCAGGGGAGACGCTGAAGATCCAGGAAGGCGGACTTGAACGTGGGGCCCCTCTCCTCTTTCCCAGACCCACAGCTGATGCCCTCAGTGGCCGGCCCCTGGGTACCTGCTCTGTGCGGCTCTGACGCGGCCGGCCTCCTTCGCTGCCAGCCCCTCCCCCCAGGCCCTGGAGGATTGGCTTTATGGGTTGAGTGTTTCCTTGGCAAGTGCTGCCTTCCCCGGCCCCTGCTTATCAGCGCATCTATGACCCCCACTTCAGCCTTATCGCTCCTCCATCTCCTTAGACTGGAAGTCCCCAGGCTTCAGTGGTCATTACCACCCACACTGCCCCAACCCGGGGAAGGCAGAAAAATGTCCCACAAGGTGACCCCTTCCACTCCCTGGGTGAGAACACCTCCCTGTCTCCGgcacctcctcttcctttcttgttttattttcctttcagttcttgTCCTTCTCTAGAGGTTATTTTATCCATCCCTCAATCTCTGGAGCAGAACAAAAGAAGAAGGCAGTCCCTGGTTCCTGAGGATCCCCAAGGGGAGGGTCCCCAACATATCTCTCACATCACACAGAAGGTTCCCAAGAAGGAACAAGATCTGAAAAGAAACTCGCTGGGAGCAGGAATCCCCATTTCAGAGTCGAGTCCTGTCTTGCCTCCGGCCTGGGGTTTGGGGGacccctctcctcctctgtgcTCTATCCTtcattcaggaagcagagaacttGTACCCTGTTCCCCTTGACCTCACACAGCCATCGAATGACTACAACTCAATAACATTGGTATTATGCCTTTTTGAAAACGATCAGAACAATAAATACAAGCTATTCCACAATAAAATAACATAACCTGGTCTTATCGTTGCTTATTCCTCCTGCAGTCTCATTCCTGAAAAGAgtcttaaaaatttctttgtccTCCACTTCTGCTCAGCTCTTGCTATTCAACTTCCCTTGGAACATAGTCCCCCTGGGGGTTTCCTGGGATTTGTTCCTGAGAGTCAGGTTCAGGCTGGACTCAGAAGTTGGCAGGGGAGGAGGGGTCATCACAGACAGGGGTGGCCTGGAAAGGGGAGGGGCAGACACCTCCTTTGAGGTGGGTCCGGATAGGCACCCAGCTTTTGAGGAGAAGCCATCCCTGGGGTCTTTGGAGGAGAATCCACAGCTGGTGAGGTCTTGTGACATGTGGTACCTTATATACACTTTCCTATTAAGGTATAATTGCTTCCCCTACTTCAgagctcaagagactgaggtgCAGAATGCTCACCTGACTGTAAGAGGTAAGATCCAGGACCTAAACCAGGATCTGCCAGATTCCTGAGCTGGAGGCCTTTACCTCCCACATCTTGCATCCCGTGGCCTGCACACCTTGCTTGTGGAACCCACCTTCCAGGCACTATCCTCACTCCCTCTCCAAATTTGTCTGCCCcacccctcagcctccccaggtctCAGCTGACCCAGCCCACAGACAGGGCCCAAGAagttccctccccttcccctccctgctccagGGCAGCTCTGTGCCCCCAGGCTCAGGTCTGGAAGGACTCCGCCCCCTCCAGGGAAAGCCTCCTCTCCCCAGCAGGTTGGCTAGTCCCTCAGTGCACGTGCACACACCCCACAACCACACCTGCACACACAAGTCACACAGGGGATACACTCACTCAGGGTCCCAAGCAgaccctgcctcctcctcagtTACTGCCATCCTAGCTTGTTCCTCTTACCAGATTCTCCTATTCTGCCAGTGCCTGCAAGAAGACATGGGAGCAAAAGGACCTTGGATTCAACTCCAGAAACTTCTGGCCTCCTGGCTGGTTGGAGAGCAAGACTGGGACCAGCACCTGGACCAGGTCTACATGCTGCAGCAGAAGAGGTAGGCTTCTAAATCTTCGGAGCACAATGTAGGAGTTTTCAAACGCTCTGACCCACAGGGCTGATACCCTGACAGAGCACCCTTGAGTTTAGCATCAGGCTCCTGAATATACTCCTCCATCCACTCCAGCGCTCCAGCTCGACCCTCTTGGTGGTAATGCAGGGTGTAGCATTGGGCCATCTTAGGAGACCTTGCAAATGCAAAGGCAGGGGCAGAATGACAGCCCAGGCCGGAACTTGCCTGCCTCACAGAAGGAGGACCAGAAGCAACCAGATGGACGAAGCCAAGCATGTAGGCTGAGGAGGGCAGACTGGAGCAGGTTGCTGGGAGCGGGTTGCTGGGGACGGGATCAGATCTTACCTGCCTTTTGTTTCGAAAACTTGGTGGAAGAGAGAGCAAGATGTTACCAACAGTACGAGTTAAAGTCAGTTGCCTGGAAAAGTGGGAGGAGAGATTTGTTCTGTGTGACACTTGGAGGTGACCAGGTGAAGAGGACAACCAGGTGACATTGAGGAATCCTGCCTTCAATTCTGCCTTTCATTGTGCGTACTGTGCAGGGGGTGCACCAGGTTGCCCACGACATGGAGAATGAATGGGGCTTGTGCCACTCCTGGGGTCTTTAGTTCAGGAGGGGCTGGTGCACCTAGGGCGGATCATCCTATGGCTTAGCCCTGAGGTCCAGAGTCAGGAAGAGAAGCCTAGTGGGGGCAGGGCTGCATCCTGCAGGCCAGCCTGCAGCTGAGGGCGTGGGGTCTTGTCTCCCACTcacaagctgaggggtggggtGAGCAGATAGCCATCCTCTAATGCAGGAGAGTCTTGGTTTTGGTTCAGTGCCCTGCTGTTCCTGTCTTGCGATTCTGCATAATTTTGAACAGGAGGTCCTGCGTTTGCCTTTCACACCGAGCCCTCCTATTGACAGGGCCTTCTGCTTTTTCATTACCCGCCACCACCAGGTCCCTGCGCTGGAACCTTTGATCTCCCCTCCCCCTGCATCAGAGTGGGACTAGTGTGGTCTCCCAGGGAACTGGCCATAGGACCTCCCTTCTGCAGAGTAGCAGTCGGGCCAAGGGTCAGGAGGGACAAGAGCTTTGTACCGTGGCCTTAGGACAGGGAGTGAACTCTGGAATCCAGCCCTGGCCACTCCGGACTGGTCCGGGATACACAGTTCACTGGGACTGAGGCCTGGGTGAAAGAGGCAGGCCCTGACCCCTCACTCTGCAATCTCTCCCGGGAGCATTCCCTGGGATAGAAAACTGCTTCTTTAACCAGAAAACTTCCCCCCAGCCCCGGCTCCCGGGGCCATTGGAAGAAAGGAATCTGAGCTGGGGACAAGAGGGGAACCGCTCCTTTGCTCTGCCCCATGACCCTCATCCTGCCTGGCTCTGTTTGCCTTTGGAGTCAACACTAACTTGTCCAGCAGGCCAGGCTCCAGTTTTATCTCCTGTTGGGTTTGGATGCAGACAAGGGCAGAGGCTATAATGAACTCCTGCAGGGCGGTAGGTGACCATCTCAACCTGGTTTCTAAGCTGAGAAACCCGGTACTCATTCCTCCTCAGTCATGAGCAACATGCCGAGTCTGGGAGGAACACATGAGCCATAGCCCACCCCAAACTCTCCATCCTCAGCAGGCAGGCCCTGCTAAACAGCCCAAGGAGTAACCAGGGCTTTAGAAGCTCATGATTTCCACAGATTTCCTAAGACCTAACAGCTGGTCCTGTCCTCCTTCACTGTTTTGGTTTCTAAACTCCCTGGCTACAGAGAGCAGGTTCCGTAGGCATGAAAGTCTGGGGAACCCCACAGAAATGCACCTCCGCTCCACCTGCTCATTTCCTGAAGCATCTATGCAATTTCGATGAGTCGGCACAGTCTGAGGACCACTTTGTAGGAATGTCGTGGCCACCCATCTCTGACCTCAGACCCTCTTCCATCAGGAACTACCCTCTTCTATAACTCCCCATCCCCAGTTGAGCCAGTAGAGGAGGAATCAGCAGAGCAGGAATCGCATGGGAAGCCAGGGAGACCCTCAAACTGGTCTTTGCCTTAATTTCCCCTTAGTCTCTTGAATTCTTGCAGATGACTCAAGACTGACAAAGTGCAGTTGTGTCCATCTTAGACAAAGAATGTCTCTGGGTCCCTCTGCTCATGGCTTCTCTGTGATGGTTTCTACCTGACTCCAGTTCATCCTCCCCCAGGATCTGGGAGTCTCCACTGCTTCAGGCAGCCAAAGAAAACGACCTGTGTACACTTAAGAAACTTCTGCTGGAACAAAATTGTGACTTTCGACAAAGAGGTGAGATCAGAGTTTAATGGGATAGAGGTAGGCAGAAGGCCCCTCTCCCTGCTGAGCATGTGGACGGATTTTGAAAGGGGACCTTGGAGGTACCCCTGGAGCCAGGAACTCCTTCCTGGAGGGCTTATGGCTGGAATTTGACCTTCTTGTCTTAATCCACACCAGGAGCCCTGGGGGAGACAGCGCTGCACGTAGCGGCCCTCTATGACAACCTGGAGGCCGCCATGGTGCTGATGGAGGCTGCCCCAGACCTGGTCCAGGAGCCCACTGTGTGTGAGCCATTTGTAGGTGAGGGTGCTGCTTGGTGATTCCGGGTGGAAGCAGGCATGGGAAGGTTGACTGTTACCTCTTGAAATGGGCATCTTAAAGGTGGGCTTAGGGAATTACTGGAGGGCCAGGAAACAGAGCTTCCATGAACTGGGAGAAATAGAAAAGTCCCAGTCTTTGCTTTTAGTATCCATGGATTCCTTTAGCCATTTTGTATTCCCTTCAATCCTCTCATCATCCTTGAGGACATAGCTCTCTCCTTCTTTCATAGTAATACTACAGTGATTATATTTGCATCAAGtcctccccacctgcccccagtagttgaagggaagggaaaatgagCTGGGCAACCTGAGAGACTAACTGACCTCAGTCCCTGGCCACTCGATGCAGCCCAGGACAGAAGTCTATGTGAGGAACTGTCAGGAACTCTTGCTGGGGGGTTCTGATGGGTGTCCTGTCCCTGAGAGAATGGGGGAAGAGATGGACTTGTGACTGACAGCTGTCTCTGGGCCAGGTCAGACCGCCCTGCACATCGCTGTCATGAACCAGAATGTGAACCTCGTGCGTGCCCTGCTCACCCACGGGGCCAGCGTCTCTGCCAGAGCCACAGGAACCGCCTTCCAACGCAGCCCGCACAACCTCATCTACTATGGTGAGGGACAGGGccgggtgggaggaggggaggtgcGGAGCCAGGTAGAGGCCAAGGAGGTGGGCTACGGAGGGCCTTGCTGGCAGCGCCATCTGTGGGGAAGCAGAAGGGCAGCCCTCACAGGACTTAAGGCCAGAGGCCAATTCCCAGGACCCCCTTCAGTGCCCTTTCCTCGGCTTCTGCTGGACAAGGGCCCATGTCCTGAGCGGAGACGTGGGAGGAGCAGGCAGTCACCTGGGAGAAACCGCCCTCATCTCGTGACCCTGTGGTCTCCTGCCACGGATCTCTCTGTGTCCCCAGGGGAGCACCCTTTGTCCTTTGCTGCCTGCGTGGGCAGCGAGGAGATTGTGCGGCTACTCATTGAGCATGGGGCTGACATCCGGGCCCAGGACTCCCTGGGTAAGAGCTGAGATGGGAGGGGGCGCTGGGATGCTGCTGGGGTGTGAGGGGAGGACCCCAGGCGGGAGTGGGACCATCGGGGACTGGAGGCCTGTGTCCCCATGCCAACCCGTGTCCTCCCCAGGGAACACCGTGCTACACATCCTCATCCTGCAGCCCAACAAAACCTTTGCCTGCCAGATGTACAACCTGCTGCTGTCCTATGACGGAGGGGACCACCTGCAGCCCCTGGAGCTCATGCCCAATCACCAGGGCCTCACCCCCTTCAAGCTGGCGGGGGTGGAGGGCAACACTGTGGTGAGAGGCTCCCCAGCCCTAGGCCGTCTCTCTAGTGACCCTTCTTTCCAAGCTCCTCCCAAAGGAGGTGATCCCTTACTTCCTACTCATCACTAAAACCTTCAACCTCAGGTTTCCCTGTTAGGAGCTAGAGACTTCCACCTTAAAATAGCTTTCATAGTAACCTCAAGTCCTACTCCTTTCATTTGATTTCCTCTTACAAAACTTTATGGGGTTTATGGGAAACAAAAAGAAGATTCATGTAAACAGAAGATGGCCAATTCTGCACTATCTGTGGGGAATGAGCAACTGACCTGGTCCACAGGAGTTGTTCCCCCTGACCAACTTTTCACACATTGACTCTCCTGTTCACCCCTGTACTCTTTCAGATGTTCCAGCACCTGATGCAGAGGCGGAAGCACATCCAGTGGACATATGGACCCCTGACGTCCACTCTCTATGACCTCACAGAGATCGATTCCTGGGGAGAGGAGCTGTCCTTTCTAGAACTTGTGGTCTCTTCCAAGAAGCGGGAGGTATGGAGGTCAAGGAAGGTCAGGGACAACTGTGTCCATGTAGTACCTGCCCATTTGCTGGGATCCCAGGCTCCAGGAGATTTATAATAGGCCAAGATGAGAGCAGTCTCCTGGGACATGGGGGAAGACCTGTCAATACTCTTCTCCTGTTGCTGCTCTCCCTCTGCTTGTCTCTAGTTCCTTCAGTTTATCTGTTGCATTCCACCATTTCAGATGAGCAATTCTCCTGATGGAAGCTGCTtgcccttcctcccttccctccctccctccctccctccctccctccctccttcctcctttccttccttccttccttccttccttccttccttccttccttcaacatattgagcacctgctatgttcCAGACACTACCCAGGAACTTAgactacagaaagaaagaaaacatgcttCCTGTCAGCCAAAGTCCTCAATCTCTGATCCCTGTCTTCAGCAATCCTGGTAGAGTACAACATGTGCCATTATAGGGGTGTGTGCTGTGTACTAGGATAGCAACGTGGAAATGGGCTCAACTTGGTTTAGATGGCCAAAGGAGGTGTTACAGAGGAGTGCTCCTCCCAGGTCTTCAAGGGGGAATTGGGAGTCACcagaaagatgaatgaaaagaGCTTTCCGGAGAGGGAACAATGCATAGATAATTGAGACAGTTCGAGATTGAATAACATGAGAGAAGGGAAATTTGGGGAAGACTgtagaaggaaggagaaattgCTTCTGGCTTTCAAGGACCTCCAAGATATTTTCAAGctatagtttccattgtagatCTGCTACATGACAGTTTCCTAGGAATCTTTATAGAGCTGCAAAGCATGGACGATTGTGATAGATGCTGGAAGAAAGGTTGAGTGACCAGTTTGTGTGACCCTCCTCAAAGAATCATCCTGAAGATGGATAAACTTTGAGCAGGTTTCCTTAGGGATTAGATCCCCAATCCCTGTGTGTGGACTTTGTCACTATGCTTGCTTAGTTTTCGATAACAGCTCATAGTCTTCCTTAACACCTCCCATCTATTCCCTTTTCATATTCTTGCTACCTTCACCCTTAGTTCCATAAGGAGGACCAGACTTCTACCTTATGATGAACTATAGCCACTCTGGCTGGAGATCCTTAAACTTTCTGCTCTGAACTACCAAGTCTTTCTGGAAACTGCGcactgtctctctctttccctttagcTTCAgtggaagaattattttttttctgctaaggGTTAATCCCTTCAACTTTGCTTTGGATCTGCTTCTTCCTAATTTCTCAGATGCTTCATTCCATTCATCACCCTCTCTAAAGCACAGTAGCATCTGGCTTAGATTACTGGCACATTCTACTGCCTGCTGTACTGCTTTTCTCCTGTCTAACAGTACTTCCAGAGCATACTGGACTATATCCCTGCTTAGACTTTCCAATTGTTTTCcataatattcagaaaaacaatTCATGATACAAAATGATCTGGCTCTTATTTACTTTGCACTTTTGTCCACCAATCCCGACAGGTTCCTCATATTTCCAACCACACCTCACCTGCAAATGAACAATGCCTTCTCATACCTTCCTGCCCTGGCACCTGCTGGCACTTCACGGAGTGATCTTTCCTAACTCTCCTTCACTCAGTGAACTACTCCTCATCTGTTAATCTGCAGTGGTGCTATGGTGTCTCAGTTTGGATCCATAGTAGTACATCTGCAGTACTAGCACAAACCTAGCATATAGTAGAAAAGGACTAGTTATCCTCCAAAGAAATGACTGACTGACTAAAAGAATGATAATGATGGTGGCTATTGCCATGCCTTTCCAGGACCCAATGGGAAACTCAATCTCCTCACCATGTTGGTCACCCCAAGCTACTCTCCTTCTATGGCAGGCTCGCCAGATCTTGGAACAGACCCCAGTGAAGGAGCTGGTGAGCTTCAAGTGGAAGAAATATGGGCAGCCATACTTCTGCATCCTGGGTGCCTTGTACATCCTCTACATGATGTGCTTCACCACGTGTTGCGTCTATCGCCCCCTCAAGTTCCGTGTTGGCAATCGCACAAGTCCTCGAGACAACACCATCCTGCAACAGAAACTACTACAGGTGATTTTCTTGGAAGAGATAAAAGGGAATAGTAGCACAGGGTAATGATGCTGGAGACTAAACTGATGCTATCCAGGAAAGACACAACCCAGGAGGTCTAGAAGTTACAGGCTCCTAATGTTCATGGTAGGAATTAGGCATGAGATGAGGGAATCAGAGATGGAGCTTAAAAAAGCAATTGCCTAGGGACCTGTGGACTTTCTTACCACAACTTTGAAAGAGCACTTCATATTAGTAACCTCATGcatttgtgaatttttctgtaatttataaaGAGGACCAGCTTTTTGGTAGTGGGATGTTCAAGGAAACCTTGTGCTAAAGGAGGAAGATTGTGCTCCAAGTCATATCTGGGTTATTTTCTGATCTGGAAGGGCCAGGCTTTCTggcctcttttcttttctgggcaCTGTCAGTATGAGCTAATTGGCAATAATGGGTCAGCTCTCTGACTTCTTGTTGGGTCCTTGTGGAGGGATGTTTGGATTGGGTAGCAGATTGCAGTAAGTGATCTCTAAGCTCACAGCCCGCCATTCCATGATGTTCTTGAGACCTCAGAGGGTGAGAAGGGCTGATTAGAGGTGTTCACTAGACACAAAACTCTGCGGCTGGGGAAAGCAAACCATCCTTAGGGTATAACAGAAGGAGTAGACTCAAATTAgtacttttaaatatgtatattcaaCCAGTTAAACTACATTTGGGGGTGATCCATAGATTACTAAAACTTTTGTCCTGGTGAgctaaaaataactgaaagaggACAGACATATAGGAATAAAGGAACAGGCAGGGAAGAAGAATTTCGCAAGGTAAGTAAGAGTTGGGTGATGGGAGATTTATGCTCCGTGAGGGATAGACCAGCCATAGGAAGAGTTCAGCATGGACCACTAGGAAAAGTGAAAGTTTAGGTCAGAAAGAGCAGTTAAACTTCCTACAGCCAAGAAGAAAAACTCTGAGCTGGGTTAGACCAAAGGCAGTAGTACGCACAGAGAAAGAACAGGGCAAAGGACCCTGAACTAGCTAAAGACTCTCCATCACTCCCATTTCCAGCATTGTCTATCCTAATTATACGAGTAGCTCAAACTGCGCAAAAGCTGATTTGTAAGAATGGAGTTAGTTTATCTCTGTCCAATTTTGAGGATATCTTAACTCTAAGATGCCTCATCATTTGTTCACAGATGTtttgtttgagagagagagagagattgcttCTGTATTGAGAGCCCCTGAGAGTTTGCGTTCCATGCATATCACTCTGGGCGTGGAGGTAGTCCCTGGTACGGAGAACCCATTAGGCCATGGGGCCATTTAGGAGATGATCAAGTTGGGTGGGAGAGTGCCTAGGAATGAAGAGGCTGTCTAAACATGAACAAATTGAGTGTGCTTAGACTTTCCTAATGCTCTGGCCCAGTTTCTTCATATGTGCTCCTTCCAAGCCTTTGTCTCAGATTTCTTGGAGACTTCATGCATTTTCAATGTAGACAGTGTTCTGGTCTAAGAGTTGGGTGATGTTGAGCAATTAACCACCACTGTCT encodes the following:
- the Trpv5 gene encoding transient receptor potential cation channel subfamily V member 5 → MGAKGPWIQLQKLLASWLVGEQDWDQHLDQVYMLQQKRIWESPLLQAAKENDLCTLKKLLLEQNCDFRQRGALGETALHVAALYDNLEAAMVLMEAAPDLVQEPTVCEPFVGQTALHIAVMNQNVNLVRALLTHGASVSARATGTAFQRSPHNLIYYGEHPLSFAACVGSEEIVRLLIEHGADIRAQDSLGNTVLHILILQPNKTFACQMYNLLLSYDGGDHLQPLELMPNHQGLTPFKLAGVEGNTVMFQHLMQRRKHIQWTYGPLTSTLYDLTEIDSWGEELSFLELVVSSKKREARQILEQTPVKELVSFKWKKYGQPYFCILGALYILYMMCFTTCCVYRPLKFRVGNRTSPRDNTILQQKLLQEAYVTYQDNIRLVGELVTVIGAVLILLLEIPDIFRVGASRYFGQTILGGPFHVIIITYASLVLVTMVMRLTNMNGEVVPISLALVLGWCSVMYFARGFQMLGPFTIMIQKMIFGDLMRFCWLMAMVILGFASAFCIIFQTEDPANLGEFSDYPTALFSTFELFLTIIDGPANYSVDLPFMYSLTYAAFAIIATLLMLNLFIAMMGDTHWRVAQERDELWRAQVVATTVMLERKMPRFLWPRSGICGFEYGLGDRWFLRVENHHDQNPLRVLRYVEAFKCSDKEDGREQLSEKQPSVAESATLARASLVLQTPSLSRTTSQSSSSHRGWEILRRNTLAHLNLGLDLGEGDGEEVYHF